A stretch of Lysobacter sp. K5869 DNA encodes these proteins:
- a CDS encoding LysR substrate-binding domain-containing protein: MNRPPLHALLGFATAARLNNLTRAAEQMHLTVSALSHQIRTLEQRLGRRLFERGPRGVRLTADGERLLSVVAPHLDALDHALRPYSPRRDDVLTLSLMASMASSWLVPRLGSFVARYPQLELNLFSSAALVDFDREPGIDAAMRGGYGRWPGLVIEHLFDETLIPVASPALVERMGGLPAQEDLHRWPLLGDLSTYWQDWFDRYGGKPPARYVAHFDDSETMHRAAVEGLGVALGRMARTRLLIRNGQLVPLSQGRLKIDWGHYLVYPSRSVDHAGLESFRTWLHEQAREYVDQMDADLAARDPAAAAASTKKPRKKRS, encoded by the coding sequence ATGAACCGTCCGCCGTTGCACGCCTTGCTGGGTTTCGCCACCGCCGCGCGCTTGAACAACCTCACCCGCGCGGCCGAGCAGATGCACCTCACCGTCAGCGCGTTGAGCCATCAGATCCGCACGCTCGAACAGCGCCTGGGCCGGCGTTTGTTCGAACGCGGCCCGCGCGGGGTGCGCCTGACCGCCGACGGCGAGCGCCTGCTGTCGGTGGTGGCGCCGCACCTGGACGCGCTCGACCACGCCCTGCGCCCGTACAGCCCGCGCCGCGACGACGTGCTGACCCTGAGCCTGATGGCGTCGATGGCCTCGTCCTGGCTGGTGCCGCGGCTGGGCAGCTTCGTCGCCCGCTATCCGCAGCTCGAACTCAATCTGTTTTCCTCCGCCGCGCTGGTCGACTTCGACCGCGAACCCGGCATCGACGCGGCCATGCGCGGCGGCTACGGCCGCTGGCCCGGGCTGGTGATCGAACACTTGTTCGACGAAACCCTGATCCCGGTGGCGAGCCCGGCGCTGGTGGAGCGCATGGGCGGGCTGCCGGCGCAGGAGGACCTGCACCGCTGGCCGTTGTTGGGCGACCTGTCTACGTACTGGCAGGACTGGTTCGACCGCTACGGCGGCAAACCGCCGGCGCGCTACGTCGCCCATTTCGACGATTCCGAAACCATGCACCGCGCCGCGGTCGAGGGACTCGGCGTGGCGCTGGGGCGGATGGCGCGCACGCGGCTGTTGATCCGCAACGGCCAACTGGTGCCGCTGAGCCAGGGCCGGTTGAAGATCGATTGGGGGCATTACCTGGTGTATCCGTCGCGCTCGGTCGATCACGCCGGGCTGGAATCCTTCCGTACCTGGCTGCATGAACAGGCGCGCGAGTACGTCGATCAGATGGACGCCGACCTCGCCGCGCGCGATCCCGCCGCGGCCGCGGCGAGCACGAAAAAGCCACGCAAGAAACGCAGCTGA
- a CDS encoding pseudouridine synthase, with the protein MLIAFNKPYGVLSQFTDRSQPPKPTLAGFGLPAEVYAAGRLDHDSEGLLLLTDDGTLAHRLTDPRHKQAKTYLVQVEGEPGDEPLRRLRDGVDLNDGPTLPAQARVVAAPDWLWPRDPPVRFRKTVPDAWLELSIREGRNRQVRRMTAAVGLPTLRLIRVAIGPHRLDGLAPGQWRAL; encoded by the coding sequence ATGCTCATCGCCTTCAACAAACCCTACGGCGTGCTCTCGCAGTTCACCGACCGCAGCCAGCCGCCCAAGCCGACCCTGGCCGGCTTCGGCCTGCCCGCCGAGGTCTACGCCGCCGGCCGCCTCGACCACGACAGCGAAGGCCTGCTGCTGCTCACCGACGACGGCACGCTCGCCCACCGCCTCACCGACCCGCGCCACAAGCAGGCCAAGACCTATCTGGTCCAGGTCGAAGGCGAACCCGGCGACGAACCGCTGCGGCGCCTGCGCGACGGCGTGGACTTGAACGACGGCCCGACCCTGCCCGCGCAAGCGCGCGTCGTCGCCGCGCCCGACTGGCTGTGGCCGCGCGATCCGCCGGTGCGCTTCCGCAAGACCGTGCCCGATGCGTGGCTGGAGCTGAGCATCCGCGAAGGCCGCAACCGGCAGGTGCGGCGCATGACCGCGGCGGTGGGCTTGCCGACGCTGCGGCTGATCCGGGTGGCGATCGGCCCGCACCGGCTCGACGGGTTGGCGCCGGGGCAGTGGCGCGCGCTCTAG
- a CDS encoding DMT family transporter, producing MSPASAAARRTGFFLAATGAILFSAKAILAKLQYRYGVDSLQVLALRMAFSLPLFAALGLREHGRARARGALPTRRDWGLIAILGVLGYYLSSLLDFWGLEYVPVSLERLILFLNPTIVLLIGLFAFKRKVAAREWTALAVSYAGVVLVMVENLRVQGDHVLLGSALVLGAAVSYALYLAMSGELIKRLGSLQLVAWAMIVSTAAVLIHYLIARPPSALFGLPWQVYALAAANAVFCTFLPVTFTMAAVGRLGAGTAAQFSVIGPVSLVFLGAWVLGEKITAIQLVGTAVVLGGVLLLSRPGANSVPVQATATDKA from the coding sequence GTGTCCCCCGCTTCCGCCGCCGCCCGCCGCACCGGTTTCTTCCTCGCCGCCACCGGCGCGATCCTGTTCTCGGCCAAGGCGATCCTGGCCAAGCTGCAATACCGCTACGGCGTCGATTCGCTGCAGGTGCTGGCCCTGCGCATGGCGTTTTCGCTGCCGCTGTTCGCCGCGCTGGGCCTGCGCGAGCACGGCCGCGCCCGCGCGCGCGGCGCGCTGCCGACCCGGCGCGATTGGGGCTTGATCGCGATCCTCGGCGTGCTCGGCTATTACCTGTCCAGCCTGCTCGACTTCTGGGGCTTGGAGTACGTGCCGGTCTCGCTGGAACGGTTGATTCTGTTCCTCAACCCGACCATCGTGCTGCTGATCGGCCTGTTCGCGTTCAAGCGCAAGGTCGCCGCGCGCGAGTGGACGGCGCTGGCGGTGAGCTATGCCGGCGTGGTCCTGGTGATGGTCGAGAACCTGCGCGTGCAGGGCGATCACGTGCTGCTCGGCAGCGCGCTGGTGCTCGGCGCGGCGGTCAGCTACGCGCTGTATCTGGCGATGTCGGGCGAATTGATCAAGCGCTTGGGTTCGTTGCAGCTGGTGGCCTGGGCGATGATCGTCTCGACTGCCGCGGTGCTGATCCATTACCTGATCGCGCGCCCGCCGTCGGCGCTGTTCGGCCTGCCGTGGCAGGTCTACGCGCTGGCCGCGGCCAACGCGGTGTTCTGCACGTTCTTGCCGGTGACCTTCACCATGGCCGCGGTCGGCCGGCTCGGCGCGGGCACCGCGGCGCAGTTCTCGGTGATCGGGCCGGTGTCGTTGGTGTTCCTCGGCGCCTGGGTGCTCGGCGAGAAGATCACCGCGATCCAGTTGGTCGGCACCGCGGTGGTGCTCGGCGGGGTGTTGCTGCTGAGCCGGCCGGGGGCGAACTCGGTGCCGGTGCAGGCGACCGCGACGGACAAGGCCTAG
- a CDS encoding aldo/keto reductase, with product MNLRPLGRSSLSVAPLAFGGNVFGWSADEAASFALLDAFTEAGFSLVDTADAYSAWVPGNQGGESERIIGRWLAQGGGRRERIVIATKVAKWAPRRGLAPANIQAAVEDSLRRLGTEVVDLYQAHEDDRSVPLEDTLGAFARLIEQGKVRAIGASNYSAARLAEALDVSERHALPRYETLQPEYNLYDRAGFERELEPLVRRRGVGVIGYYSLASGFLTGKYRSRDDLGKSRARAGAVEKYLNARGLRILAALDEVAAGHGATPAQVALAWLIARPSVTAPIASATSVAQLQELIAAARLTLKADEIAALDAASAEG from the coding sequence ATGAACCTGCGTCCGCTCGGCCGTTCGTCCCTGTCCGTCGCGCCGCTCGCGTTCGGCGGCAATGTGTTCGGCTGGAGCGCCGACGAGGCGGCGAGTTTCGCCCTGCTCGACGCGTTCACCGAGGCGGGTTTTTCCCTGGTCGATACCGCCGATGCGTATTCGGCGTGGGTGCCGGGCAATCAGGGCGGCGAATCCGAACGGATCATCGGCCGCTGGCTGGCGCAGGGCGGCGGCCGTCGCGAACGCATCGTGATCGCGACCAAAGTCGCCAAGTGGGCGCCGCGGCGCGGTTTGGCGCCGGCCAATATCCAGGCCGCGGTCGAGGATTCGCTGCGCCGGCTCGGCACCGAGGTCGTCGATCTGTATCAGGCCCACGAAGACGACCGCTCGGTGCCGCTGGAAGACACGCTGGGCGCATTCGCGCGTCTGATCGAGCAGGGCAAGGTGCGCGCGATCGGCGCGTCCAATTACTCCGCCGCGCGCCTGGCCGAAGCTTTGGACGTGTCGGAACGGCACGCGCTGCCGCGCTACGAAACCTTGCAGCCGGAATACAACCTCTACGATCGCGCCGGCTTCGAGCGCGAACTGGAGCCGTTGGTGCGCCGACGCGGCGTCGGCGTGATCGGCTATTACTCGCTGGCCAGCGGTTTTCTGACCGGCAAATACCGCAGCCGCGACGACCTGGGCAAAAGCCGGGCGCGCGCCGGCGCGGTGGAGAAGTATCTGAATGCGCGCGGCCTGCGCATTTTGGCCGCGCTCGATGAGGTCGCCGCCGGGCACGGCGCGACCCCGGCGCAGGTGGCGCTGGCGTGGCTGATCGCGCGGCCCTCGGTGACCGCGCCGATCGCCAGCGCGACGAGCGTCGCGCAGTTGCAGGAGTTGATCGCCGCGGCGCGGCTGACGCTCAAGGCCGACGAGATCGCGGCGCTGGATGCGGCCAGCGCCGAAGGCTGA
- a CDS encoding hybrid sensor histidine kinase/response regulator → MSTPATSTGRILVVDDQAANLRVVTALLSRQGYEVVAASTGDEALQLYAQSPPDLILLDVMMPGMDGFEVMDALRADSPLRVPVVFVTAAHDRDLLLRAFDAGVVDYVTKPFLPEELLARVNAHVGLKLTRDRLERVAREREELVNLVAHDLKNPLTSVLFASDLLINHGCKPERVPRYLQMIHESADDALGYIRHYLESQAGHHERAESGARADLGETLDWLVRRYEMQLDARGIRVQVQPPANGSAQVAMDARVLRQVSENLVTNAMKYAPGGDLTLAARNSAPGFWQLIVADRGPGIPVARQRELFKPFVRLHDSDIDDGLSSGLGLSLAKQIVVNAGGQLWYEERKHGGSRFIIELPEA, encoded by the coding sequence GTGAGCACTCCCGCGACATCCACCGGTCGCATTTTGGTCGTCGACGATCAGGCCGCGAATCTGCGCGTGGTGACCGCCCTGTTGTCCCGCCAGGGTTACGAGGTGGTCGCCGCCTCGACCGGCGACGAGGCTTTGCAGTTGTATGCGCAGTCCCCGCCCGACCTGATCCTGCTCGACGTGATGATGCCGGGCATGGACGGTTTCGAGGTCATGGACGCGCTGCGCGCCGACTCGCCGCTGCGCGTGCCGGTCGTCTTCGTCACCGCCGCCCACGACCGCGACCTGCTGCTGCGCGCCTTCGACGCCGGCGTGGTCGATTACGTCACCAAGCCCTTTCTGCCCGAAGAATTGCTGGCGCGGGTCAACGCCCACGTCGGCCTCAAGCTCACCCGCGACCGCCTCGAACGCGTCGCGCGCGAGCGCGAGGAACTGGTCAATCTGGTCGCGCACGATCTCAAGAACCCGCTCACCAGCGTGCTGTTCGCCAGCGACCTGCTGATCAACCACGGCTGCAAGCCCGAGCGCGTGCCGCGTTATTTGCAGATGATCCACGAGAGCGCCGACGACGCGCTCGGCTACATCCGCCATTACCTGGAAAGCCAGGCCGGCCATCACGAACGCGCCGAATCCGGCGCGCGCGCGGACCTGGGCGAAACCCTCGACTGGTTGGTGCGCCGCTACGAAATGCAGTTGGACGCGCGCGGCATCCGCGTGCAGGTGCAGCCGCCGGCGAACGGTTCGGCGCAGGTGGCGATGGACGCGCGCGTGCTGCGTCAGGTCAGCGAAAACCTGGTCACCAACGCGATGAAGTACGCACCGGGCGGCGACCTGACCCTGGCCGCGCGCAACAGCGCGCCGGGGTTTTGGCAATTGATCGTCGCCGACCGCGGGCCGGGGATTCCGGTGGCGCGGCAGCGCGAACTGTTCAAGCCGTTCGTGCGTTTGCACGACAGCGATATCGACGATGGCTTGTCGAGCGGCTTGGGGTTGTCGTTGGCGAAGCAGATCGTGGTGAATGCCGGCGGGCAGCTTTGGTACGAAGAGCGCAAGCATGGGGGCTCGCGGTTCATCATCGAGTTGCCGGAGGCGTAA